In Symphalangus syndactylus isolate Jambi chromosome 15, NHGRI_mSymSyn1-v2.1_pri, whole genome shotgun sequence, the following are encoded in one genomic region:
- the DLEU7 gene encoding leukemia-associated protein 7 isoform X2, whose product MASPAPLVASISHQMVALQTLQLLQQEWGWGDGPGAPGNPRDPDHVSTAPARRSGPRRARSGPGREEQGGGVGTRSRRTAARANSPEEEVVRGAEGGAELLPFPRDRGPCTLARMAMRSALARVVDSTSELVSVEQTLLGPLQQEQSFPIHLKKYVGTSPTSDLFGGVTYHRR is encoded by the exons ATGGCCAGCCCCGCGCCCTTAGTGGCCTCCATCAGCCACCAAATGGTGGCTCTGCAGACCTTGCAGCTGCTGCAGCAGGAGTGGGGCTGGGGGGACGGTCCAGGCGCCCCCGGGAACCCGCGGGACCCGGACCACGTGTCCACCGCTCCGGCCCGTCGCTCAGGCCCGCGGCGGGCCCGGTCGGGGCCCGGGCGCGAGGAGCAGGGCGGGGGCGTGGGGACCAGGAGTCGGCGGACCGCGGCGCGGGCGAACTCCCCAGAGGAGGAGGTAGTGCGAGGCGCTGAGGGGGGCGCGGAGTTGCTGCCCTTCCCCCGGGACCGCGGGCCCTGCACCCTGGCCCGGATGGCGATGCGCAGCGCGCTGGCCCGCGTGGTGGACTCGACTTCGGAGCTGGTCAGCGTGGAGCAGACGCTGCTGGGGCCCCTCCAGCAGGAGCAGTCCTTTCCCATCCACCTGAAG AAGTACGTGGGAACCTCCCCAACGTCAGATCTCTTTGGTGGTGTTACTTACCACAGAAGGTAG
- the DLEU7 gene encoding leukemia-associated protein 7 isoform X1 yields MASPAPLVASISHQMVALQTLQLLQQEWGWGDGPGAPGNPRDPDHVSTAPARRSGPRRARSGPGREEQGGGVGTRSRRTAARANSPEEEVVRGAEGGAELLPFPRDRGPCTLARMAMRSALARVVDSTSELVSVEQTLLGPLQQEQSFPIHLKDSVEFRNICSHLALQIEGQQFDRDLNAAHQCLKTIVKKLIQSLANFPSDAHMVACASLRQILQNLPDI; encoded by the exons ATGGCCAGCCCCGCGCCCTTAGTGGCCTCCATCAGCCACCAAATGGTGGCTCTGCAGACCTTGCAGCTGCTGCAGCAGGAGTGGGGCTGGGGGGACGGTCCAGGCGCCCCCGGGAACCCGCGGGACCCGGACCACGTGTCCACCGCTCCGGCCCGTCGCTCAGGCCCGCGGCGGGCCCGGTCGGGGCCCGGGCGCGAGGAGCAGGGCGGGGGCGTGGGGACCAGGAGTCGGCGGACCGCGGCGCGGGCGAACTCCCCAGAGGAGGAGGTAGTGCGAGGCGCTGAGGGGGGCGCGGAGTTGCTGCCCTTCCCCCGGGACCGCGGGCCCTGCACCCTGGCCCGGATGGCGATGCGCAGCGCGCTGGCCCGCGTGGTGGACTCGACTTCGGAGCTGGTCAGCGTGGAGCAGACGCTGCTGGGGCCCCTCCAGCAGGAGCAGTCCTTTCCCATCCACCTGAAG GATAGTGTTGAGTTTAGAAACATCTGCAGTCATTTGGCTCTACAGATTGAAGGACAGCAGTTTGACAGAGACTTGAATGCTGCCCACCAGTGTTTGAAGACAATAGTCAAGAAGCTGATTCAGTCACTTGCTAATTTTCCTTCAGATGCCCACATGGTAGCCTGTGCTTCCTTGAGACAGATCTTACAGAATCTCCCAGACATATGA